CCGTGCCCTGGGCCGTCATCGTGTCGGCCACCGCCTGCGCGCAATGGAACACGCCGCGCAGGTTGACGTCGATCACCGCGTCGAACTGCGCCAGGCTCATCTTCTGCAGGCGCGCGTCCTTGGTGATGCCGGCGTTGTTGACCAGCACGTCGATGCGGCCGAACTCCTCCAGCACCGCGGCCACCATCAGGTCCACCGAGACCCGGTCGGTCACGTCGACGATATGGCCCAGCGCGGTGGCGCCCAGCGCTTCGCAGGCCCTGACCGCGGCCTGCACGCCCTCGGGCTTGAAGTCGCAGATCACGACATGGGCGCCCTCGCGGGCGAACTTCAGCGCGGTGGCCAGGCCGATGCCCTGGGCGGCGCCGGTGATGATGCAGACCTTGTTGGCAAGGCGAAGTGATGGGCTCATAGCTGGAGGAAGTCGGTCAGTTCGTGGAGGTAGTCGTCGAAGTCCGAGAGGCCATGGTCGCTGCCTTCCAGCAGCTTGATGCGGGCGGCCGCGTAGCGGGCCTGCATCTCGCGCCAGTCCAGCACCTCGTCGCCCTTGGCGATCACGGCCAGATAGCGCTCGGGGCGGGTCAGCGGCCCGTCCAGCGTCAGCGCGCGCAGCTCGCCGACGAATTCGGGCCGGAAGTAGAAATGCTGGCTCGGGTCCTGCCAGCAGCTCTGCTCGCCCAGATAGGCGGCCAGGTCGCCCGCCGGGTCGACGGCCGGGTTCAACAGCACCGCCGGCACCCCCAGGCGCTCGGCCAGCAGGGTCGCGTAGAAGCCGCCCAGCGAGCTGCCCATCAGGGCCATCGATTCGCGCGGCCAGTCGGCCACCAGGCTTTCGGCCAGCGCGATCGCCTCGGCCGGCGAGGGCGGCAGCTGCGGGCAGGCAAAGCGCAGGTCCGGGCGCCGCTCGGCCACCCAGGCCGCCATGCGCCGCGCCTTGGCCGACAGCGGCGAGGAGCGGAAGCCGTGCAGGTAAAGCAGGTGGGTGGTGGTTTTAGTTGAAGTCTTCTCGGGAGCCATGGCGGGGCAGTCTATCGGGCCGCCCCGCGGCGGTCTGTCCGCTGGGCGTCTGTGCGTTCGGGTTTTGTGCGCACAGCGCGCGGGGTCATGCGATGAGGCGCGGATTCGAGGCGCTGGCTGGCGTTGCGCCGCATTGACGTTGGGGCCAACCCGGGGGACAGTTGCCCACCTTCAATTTCTACCCCCAACCCGGCCGGCAGGCGGGCCTACCGGCCCGCGCCGCCCCGCTGACGATATAGAGAAGAGTGAGTGTCTGCATGAGTCCTGTCGACAAATCCGGTCTGACCCTGGTCGCCGCCGCGGCCGTCCTGCTGCTGAGTGGCTGCGCCACGACCACCACCGCGCCCGAGGGCAGCAAGCCGGCCGCCAGCGCCGCCGCTGCGCCCGCCAACGGCGCCTCGGCGCCGGCCTCGGTGCCCGGTGCTGCTAGCGCCGCCGCCGCCAAGCCGCCCGCCGACCCGAGCGCGCCCAAGCCCTTTGCCGATGTGATCAAGGGCGCCAAGGTCGACGACGGCCTGTTCCCGCTGTGGCGCAAGGACGAGAAGACCTGGATCGAGATCCCGAAGGACTGGCTGAACAAGCCCTTCCTGTTCACGGTCAATGTCGCCAACGCGGTCGGCGAGCGCGGCCTGTACGCCAGCCAGATGAACGACAGCGACATGGTCGAGTTCCGCAAGGTCGGCAACCAGATCCAGCTGATCGCGCTGAACACCAAGTTCCGCGCCGTCGCGGATCAGGGCAGCAAGCGCGCGATCGAGCAGGCCTTCTCGCCCAGCCTGCTGGGTTCCAGCGTGGTGGCCAGCGCCGAGCATCCGGAGCGCAAGTCCATCCTGGTCGACGCCGGCTTCCTGCTGGCCGACATCCCCGGCTATTCCACCCGCCTGGAAATGGCCTACCGCCTGCCCTTCTCGGTCGACAAGGCGAACTCGCATTTCGAGGCCGCCCGTGCCGATGCCCGGCTCTCGACCCTGACCGCGCGCCTGCATTACGCCACGCCGCGCATCCCCGCGCCGCCGCTGACCCCGCCGCCGGTGCCGGTGCCGACCCCGCCGCAGGCCACGCCGGATCCGCGCAGCCTGTTCATCAGCTTCGTCTACAACTTCGCGGCCCTGCCCGACGAGCCGATGGCCGTGCGCCAGGCCGACCCGCGCCTGGGCCATTTCGCCGAGTCTTTCACCGACCTGGGCGGCGACCTGAAGGCGAACCCGCGCGTGCACTACATCAACCGCTGGCGCCTGGAGAAGAAGGACCCGACCGCCGCGCTGTCCGAGCCGGTCAAGCCGATCACCTTCTGGATGGACAAGAACATCCCGGTGAAGTATCGCGGCGCGGTCGAGGCCGGCATCCTGGAATGGAACAAGGCCTTCGAGAAGATCGGCTTCAAGAACGCGGTGCTGGCCAAGCAGCAGCCCGACGATGCCGATTGGGACAATATGGACGCCGGCCACGCCTCGGTGCGCTGGTTCGTCGGCGCCGACGTCGGCTTCGCGATCGGCCCCAGCCACAAGGACCCGCGCAGCGGCGAGATCATCGATGCCGACATCGGCATGAGCGATGTGTTCGCGCGCGGCTCGCGCCGCATGATCGTCGAGGACGTCGGCATGAGCAGCGAGCAGCGCCTGGCCCAGCTGACCGCGTCCTGGAAGAACGGCCGCCCGTCCGCCGAGGCCTATTGCAACTACGCGCATGAGGCCGCCGCCGAGATGAACTTCGCGCTCGACCTGCTGGAAGCGCGCGGCGACATCGCGCCGGACAGCCCCGAGGCCGAGGCCTTCGTGCAGGCGGTGATCAAGGACACCATGATGCACGAGGTGGGTCACACCCTGGGCCTGAAGCACAACTTCAAGGCCTCGACCACGATCAGCCGCGAGCAGCTCAAGGACAAGGCCTTCACCGAGAGCAAGGGCATCTCCGGCTCGGTGATGGACTACAACGCCTACAACCTGGCGCTGAAGGGCGAACCGCAGGCCGCCTTCAACAACACCGCGCTGGGCCCCTACGACTACTGGGCGATCGAGTACGCCTACAAGCAGATCCCGGCCGAGCAGGAGAAGGCCGAGCTGGCCCGCATCGCCGCGCGCAGCACCGAGCCGGCGCTGGCCTATGCCGACGACGCCGATGCCGGCGGCTTCGGCCCCTACGATGGCCTGGACCCGCTGGCGAATCGCTTCGACCTGGGCGACGACCCGCTGGCCTATTACAAGAAGCGCCTGAAGCTGTCGCAGGAGCTGTGGACCCGCGTGCAGGACCGCAAGCCCCAGGTCGGCGACGACCCGCTGCGCCAGCGCCGCGCGCTGCTGGCCGGCTTCAACCAGCTGCACCGCGCCGCCGAACTGGTGGGCAAGTATGTCGGCGGCATGCATGCGCTGCGCGACCTGCCCGGCACCACCGGCCGCCCAAGCTTCAAGCCGGTCGAGCCCGCCAAGCAGCGCGAGGCCCTGCAGTTCCTGGCCACCGGCCTGTTCAGCGAATCGAGCTTCCGCTTCAAGCCCGAGCTGCTGTCCACCCTGACCCTGGACTACAACGAGTGGGAACGCGGCGTGCCGCTGAACCTGTCGGCCAGCGTCGCGCGCGTGCAACTGGTCGCGCTGGACCGCCTGCTGAGCCCCGGCACCGCCACCCGCATGCTGGACCTGCCCGCCTATGTCGAGCCGGCGCAGCGCCGCGGCATGATCTCGCTGAACGAGGTCTACGCCACCCTGCAGGGCTCGGTGTGGAGCGAACTGAAGAGCGGCGCCGAGATCGACCGCCTGCGCCGCAACCTGCAGCGCGAGCATCTGAAGCGCCTGCAGGCCCTGCTGACCAAGGGCTCGGCCGCGCTGCCGCCGGACGCGCTCTCGCTGCTGCGCTACAACGCCACCCAGCTGCAGTCCGAGCTGCGCGCCGCGGCGGGCAAGGGCGGCCAATCGGTCGAGACCCGCGCCCATCTGGCCGAAAGCCTGACGACGCTGACCGAGGCGCTGCGCGCCACGATGCAGCGCGCCAGCTGATGGCCCGCGCGTTCACGCAGACCCGCGCCGCAAGGCGCGGGGCCTGGCGCCGTCCGGCGCTGGCGGCGGCGCTGCTGCTGGCGCTGGGTGCCACTCAGGCCCAGCCGGTCCCGCCGCCCGGCGGCGCGCCGGCCGCGGCCGCCGCCCCGCTGAAGCCCTTCGACGAGATCGTCAAGGGCGCGCAGGCCGGCAGCGGCCTGTTCACGATCTGGCGCCGCGAGAACAAGGTCTGGCTCGAGATCCCGCTGTCGCAGCTCGACAAGCCCTTCCTGTTCTCGGTCAACTTCGCCAACTCGATCGGCGAGCGCGGCCTCTACGCCAGCCAGATGGGTCCCAGCTGGCCGGCGGTGTTCCGCCGCGTCGGCCGCCAGGTGCAGCTGCTGGCGCTGAACGAGAAGTTCCGCGCCCGCGGCAGCGAGGGCAGCCCGCTCGCGGTGGCGCAGGCCTTCTCGCCCAGCCTGCTGGCCGCCGGCGCGCAGGCCGCCGAGGTCCATCCGCAGCGCCAGTCCCTGCTGGTCGACGCTTCAGGCCTGCTGCTGGCCGACATCCCCGGCATGTCGACCCGGCTGGAGGCGGCCTTCCGCCTGCCCTATGCGGTGGACCGCGCCAACTCGAGCTTCGTCGCGACCCGCGCTGAGGCCACGCTGGCGACCCTGAGCGCGCGCCTGCATTTCGCGCTGCCGCGCATCCCCGCGCCGCCGCTGGTTCCGGGCCCGGCCCTGCCGCCGCCGCCCGCGGCGATCCCGGATGTGCGCAGCTTCTTCCTGGACTATGTCTACAGCTTCGCGGCCCTGCCCGAGACGCCGATGGCGCCGCGCGAGGCGGACCCGCGCCTGGGCCATTTCACCGAGTCCTTCACCGACCTCGGCGGCGACCTGAAGGCGAATCCGCGCGTGCACCACATCAAGCGCTGGCGCCTGGAGAAGCAGGACCCGGCGGCCGCGCTGTCGGAGCCGGTCAAGCCGATCACCTTCTGGCTGGACAAGAACATCCCGCTCAAGTACCGGCCGGTGGTCGAGGAAGCCATCCTCGAATGGAACAAGGCCTTCGAGAAGATCGGCTTCAAAAACGCGCTGGTGGTCAGGCAGCAGCCCGACGATGCCGACTGGGACAATATGGACGCCGGCCATGCCTCGGTGCGCTGGTTCCTCGGCGCCGATGTCGGCTTCAATATCGGCCCGAGCCGCGCCGACCCGCGCAGCGGCGAGATCATCGACGCCGACATCGGCCTCAGCGATGCCTTTGGCCGCGGCGCCCGCCGCATGCGGGTCGAGGACATCGGCGAAAGCAGCGAGGAGCGCCTGGCCGCCCTGACGGCCGCCTGGCGCGGCGAGGCGCACGAGGTCTGCGAGGAGGGGCGCCTGAGCGCCGAGCAGGCCGAGTTCGCGCTGGAGCTGCTGGAAGCGCGCGAGGACCTGGCGCCGGACAGCCCCGAGGTCGAGGCCTTCGTGCGCTCCACCATCAAGGGCACGATGATGCACGAGGTGGGCCATACCCTGGGCCTGAAGCACAACTTCAAGGCCTCCACCACGATGTCTCTGGCCCAGCTGTCGGACAAGGGCTTCACCGACGCGCACAGCATCGCCAACTCGGTGATGGAATATGTGCCGGTGAACCTGGCGCTGCGCGGCGAGCCGCAGGGCGGCTACCACCGCTCCGCGCTCGGGCCCTACGACTACTGGGCGATCGAGTACGCCTACAAGCCGATCGAGGCCGGGCGAGAGAAGGCCGAGCTGGCCGCGATCGCCGCGCGCAGCAGCGAGCCGGCCCTGGTCTATGGCGACGATGCCGACGCCGGCACCGGCGGCGTCTACGACGGCATGGACCCCTTCATCAACCGCTTCGACCTGGGCAACGAGCCGCTGGCCTATTACCGCAAGCGCCTGAAGCTGTCGCAGGAGCTGTGGACCCGTGTGCAGGAGCGCAAGCCGCTGGCCGGCGACGATCCGCTGCGCCAGCGCCGCGCGCTGCTGGCCGGCTTCAACCAGCTGGCCACCATCGCCGAGCTGAGCGCCAAGTTCGTCGGCGGCATGCACACCCTGCGCGATCTGCCCGGCAGCACCGGCCGGCCGAACTTCCGGCCGGTCGAGCCGGCCCTGCAGCGCGAGGCCCTGCGCTTCATCGCCGAGGACCTGCTGGGCAGTGCGGCGTTCCGCTTCCAGCCGCGCTTCCTGGCCGGCCTGACGCCGGACTACAACGAGCGCGACCGCGGTGCGCCGCTGAGCGTGCCGGCCGCGGTGTCTCGGGTGCAGCGCGCCGCGCTGGACCGGCTGCTGAGCCCGGGCACCGCGGGCCGCCTGCTGGACCAGCCGGCCTATCTGGAGTCGGCGCAGCGCCGCGGCCTGATCTCGCTCAGCGAGGTCTACGCCAGCCTGCAGGACGCGGTCTGGAGCGAGCTCAGGCGCCAGGGCGAGGGTGGCGAGATCGACCCGCTGCGCCGCAACCTGCAGCGCGAGCATCTGCGGCGCCTGCAGGGCCTGCTGACGCGCGGCCCCGGCGCCCTGCCGCCCGAGGCCGCGGCCCTGCTGCGCCACCAGGCCATCCGGCTGCAGGCCGAGCTGCGCCAGGCGCTGGGCCGCAGCGGCGGCCACTCGGTCGAGACCCGCGCGCATCTGGACTACAGCCTGTCCGCGCTGGAGGCGGCGCTGCGCGCGACGATGCAGCGCGGCTGAGTCTTTGTTGAGCCCATCGAAAAAGCCGGCGCATGCGCCGGTTTTTTTTGACTCTGGTTCGCTGATTCGCGATCTCCCGGCGCGGCCTTGATAACCCCTGCGCAGTGCCGGCTGGCGCCGGGACGCGGGCGTGCGCAATTGCTCCGTGTCCCCCGGCCGCTTCGCAGCCTCCTCCTTGACCTGCGCAATTGCGCACACCCGCATCCCGGCTTTTCCACCGCAAGGTTTTCGCGGAGAAAGCCAAACGCAGTGCCGAGCAGGAGGGTGGGTAGGCCTGATGCGGAGGTTAAGGAGGAGGCCGCGAAGCGGCCGGGGGATTGAGCCCGGACACCGGAAGTCCGGTGGACTTCCGGTGCCTGGCGAAAGCCAGGGCCGCGAGGCTCTGGCAGGCAGCAGCAGGCCCGCCCATCCTCCTGCGCCCAGGCAGCCTTCGCCTTCGCAAGAAGCCTTTTTCCTTGTGGCGCCGCTTATTCCTGCGGCCGGCGGCGCGGCGGGCGGCGCCGGCGTTGCTGGGCGCTGCCCTCGGCGGGCGCCGCCTGCGCCTCCAGCGGCCGGCCCTCGCGCCGCTCCACCGCGACGATGCCCCACACCGCCATGAACATCGCCGCGATCAGCGGGCCGATCACGAAGCCGTTCAGGCCAAAGATGGCCATGCCGCCCAGGGTGGAGATCAGCACCACATAGTCGGGCATCTTGGTGTCCTTGCCGACCAGCAGTGGGCGCAGCAGGTTGTCGACCAGGCCGATCACCAGCACACCGTAGGCGATCAGGCCCAGGCCGGGCCAGACGGCGCCGGTGGCCAGGAAGTACAGCGCCACCGGCAGCCACACCAGGCCCGCGCCGACCGCCGGCAGCAGCGACAGGAAGGCCATCAGCACCGCCCACAGCACCGGCGCATGCACGTCCAGCAACCAGAAGGCCAGGCCGCCCAGCGCGCCCTGGATCGCCGCGACGACGATATTGCCCTTCACCGTCGCGCGGATCACGGTGGCGAACTTCTCGCCCAGCTCGCGCTTGTAGCGGCCATGCAGCGGCAGCGCGTCGCGGATGCGGCGCGCCAGCGCCTCGCCGTCGCGCAGCAGGAAGAACATCAGGTACAGGCTGATGAAGAAGCCGACCAGGAAGTCGAAGGTGTCCTGGCCGAAGCTCAGCGCCTTGGCCGCCAGCACCTGGCTGCCCTGGTTCAGCGCCGCCACCAGCTTCTCCTGCAGCAGGGCCAGATTGGACAGGCCGGCGCGGTCCAGCAGCTGGGTCAGCCAGCCGGGCAGGGCGGCATAGATCTGCTGCACATAGGTGCTGAAGCTGAACTCGCCGGACTTGACCTTGCCATACAGCGCCGTGCCCTCCTGCACCAGCGAGGCCGCCACCAGGGTCAGCGGCAGGATCACCAGCAGCAGGATCACGACGATGGTGCTCAGCGCCGCCGCGGTGCGCCGCGTCGGGCCGAAGCGGGCCAGCAGCGCGCGGTTCAGCGGCGCGAACACCAGGGCCATCGCGGTGCCCCACAGCACCGCGCCGTAGAAGGGCAGCAGGATCCAGCCGAAGGCCAGGGTCACCAGCACCAGCATCACGGCAAAGCTCCTGTCGTGCAGGGCGGGGGCGTCGTCCTCGGGCAAAGTCGGCATGGGGGCGGTCGGTCGCTTGCGGCCAGCGGTTGTGTTGCGCGCATCGTAGCGGCAACGGCGACGGCACTCGTCGCCGGGCGGCAATCGCGCTAGATTCGAGGCTCCTCGTCCAGCCTGCCGGAGCCTGTTGCCATGGAGCCTCTACCCCGCATCGTGATGAGTTTCTCCCCCGACGATCAGGCCTGGCTGCGCCGCTCGCAGATCGCCGTGCCCAAGTTCTGGGCCAGCCATGGCACGGCGCCGCTGGCCGGCGACGCGCTGCGCATCGGCGGGCGCCAGTTCCTCATCCAGGCGCGCGTCTGGGAGGCCGATGCGGAGGGGCCGCTGCTGCACCTCTTCATCGGCAGCAGCCACGCGCAGAGCGACACGGTGTTCGGCTGAACCGGGATCAGGCCCAGCGGCGCCGGCTCAAGGCCAGCGCGCCCAGGGCGCCCAGGCCCAGCGCCAGCGAGGCCGGCTCGGACACCGGGTTGGCGGCCTCGACGCGGTAGCTGCCGCTGGCGCGCAACACCTCGTCGGCGAAATGAAAGCGCGCGCCGGCGATGTCGGTGGCGCCGTCCTCCACCCTAAAGCCGGGATAGCCGCCGACGCTGCCGTCCAGGCCGACCAGTTCGCCGAAGTGGTAGACCGCCATCAGCTCGCGATCGGGGTCGGTGTCGATCGTGTAGCCCAGCAGCGAGAAGCGGTAGTCGCTGATCGCGATCAGCTGGCGCGCCTCGCTCAACTCGATGCGCGAGGTGTCGAGCTCGAAGCGGCCGCTGAGCCGCTGCCCGATCGCCCGTTCCGGCTGGACCCAGGAGAAGGGCGAGCTGGCGCTGTCGATCAGGCCGGTGATCGTGAAGACCGAGGCCTGGGCCTGCAGGCTGGCGGTCAGGGCCGCGCCGGCGGCCAGCAGACGCAGAAAGGGAGGAAGACGCATGATGGAAAAACCCTCGTGACATGGTTCTGGCCGGGGCTTGTCGAGGGGCGCCCGGTCCGACCGCGATCGCGGCTGGTCGCCAGCCTAGGTGTCGGGCGTTGACGCAGCGTTGAACCCCACCCCTGGGGTCAGGGCTTGCCAGGCGTCCCGGTGATCGGCCAGGCCGGCCGCGGCGGGCAGCCGCCGCAGCAGGCCGCGCAGCGCGCGCTCGGCCGCGCCGCCCTGCTGCCAGCGCAGGCGGCTGCTCAGGCCGCGCAGCAGCAGCAGGCCGGCGCCCATCGCGCGGGCGCGGCGCAGGCCCTGCGCGAAGGCGGTGCGCACCTCGGCCCGGCCCGCGCCCAGCTGGATCAAGGCCAGGGCGCGCAGGCGCCAGAGTTCCGGCTCCAGGTAATGCTCCAGGCGCAGCCGCGCCTTGGCGAGCGCCTCTTCGATGCGCTCCAGCGCCTCCCGCGGCCGCCGCAGCGCCACCAGCGCGTCGGCCAGCAGCGACAGGAAGGTGGCCTCGGTGCTGGGCATGGCCAACGCGGCGACGGCCACCGCGCCCTGGATCGAGGCCAGGCCCTGCGCCTCGCCGCGCGCGGCCTGGGCCCAACCCAGCACCAGCAGGGCGGCCGCGCGCCAGAAGGCCAGATCATGGGTCTCCGCCAAGCTCAGCAGCTCCGCGGCATGGCGCTCCGCCAGGGCCGGCCGGCGCAGGCGCTGCTGCAGCACCGCGGCCATCGCCAGCGTGTAGGCCTCGGTATGGGCATGGCGCAGATCGCGCGCGGCGGCCACCGCGCGTTCGGCCTGCTGCTCGGCTTCGCCGGCGCGGCCCTGCAGCGCCAGCACCCAGGCGCGCAGGCCGGCGGCCGTGATGCCGCCATGCTCGCCGAAGCGGCCGATCAGCAGGCCGGGGTTGAGCGGCCGGGCCTGCGCGGCGGCGCGCTCCAGCCAGGCATCGGCCTCGGCGAGCCGGCCCAGGAAGAAGCTGTTGTTGCCCAGCGCATAGGCGGCCTGCGCCGCCGCGGCCGGGTCCTGCTGGCGCTGCGCCTCCTCCAGCAGATGGCGCGCATGGTCCAGCGCGTCGCGGTCGGCGCCGCTGCGGCTGCCCAGCCACAGGCCCCACAGCGCCTGGAAGCGCGCCTCCTCCTGCGCCGCCGCGCCGCCGGCCAGCGCCAGCGCGCGCTCGAAGCCCCGGCGCGCGGCAGCGCTGCCATAGCCCTCGGCGGCCAGCAGCGCATTGCCCAGCGCCAGCTGCAGTGGCAGCTCCAGCGCGTCCAGCGCCGGCCCCTGCGGCTGCGGCGGCAGCTGCAGCGCGAGCAGGCCCTGGCGCAGCGCATGGGCGGCCTCGGCCGGGGCCGACAGGGTGGCCGCGCGCCGGCCGGCCAGCAGCCAGTAATGGGCGGCCAGGCGGTCGCCGGCGGCGCTGAGCTGGTCCGCCAGCAGGGCCGGCAGCGCGGCGCCGAGGCTGGCCATCGGCCCCAGCAGCGCATCGGCCAGGCGGCGGTGCAGCGCGCGGCGCGGCGTTGGTGAGAGCGACTGGTAGGCGGCCTCGCGCATCAGCGCATGGCGGAACTGCCAGGGCGCGGTCGCGGCATCGCCGCTGCCCGGCTGGCGCTGCAGCAGGCCGGCCGCCTCCAGCTCGCCCAGGCGCCGCTGCAGGCGCGCCGCCGGGGCCGTGTGCAGCTGCTGCAGCAGGGCCGGCGTGAAGCTGGCGCCGATCACCGCGGCCGCCTGCGCCAGCTGCCGGGCTTCGGGGTCGACCCGGTCCAGCCGCGCGGCCAGCAGGTCCCAGAGCCGGCCGGGCATCGGCTCGCCGGGATGCTGGCGCAGCGAGCGGGCCAGCTCCTCGGCATACAGCGGCACACCCTCGGCGCGGCGCAGCAGGGCCTCGATCTGGCCGGCATCCTCCAGACCCAGGCCGGTGATCAGCTCGCGCATCGGCGCCGGCGGCAGCGGTTCCAGCGGCAGCGTCTCGACGTCGGCCAGGGCCGGCGGCGCGGCCTCGCGCGAGCTCAGCAGCAGCAGGCGCGGTCGGTCGGGGCGCTGCAGCAGCCGGGCCAGCAGGCCCAAGGTGGAGGCATCGGCCCAATGCAGGTCCTCGACCAGCAGCAGGCGCAGCGCGCCGCCGTCCGCCCGGCGGCCGAGCAGCGCGCACAACAGTGCCTCGTCCTCCTGGCGGCTGCCGCTGCGCCCCGGGGCGCCCTGCGTCGGCGGCTGCGGCAGCAGCAGGCGTTCCAGCACCGCGGCCTGGGTGGCAGCATCCAGGCCGGCCTCGTCCAGCAGGCGCCGGCGCGCCGCGGCCTCGTCCTCGCGATGCAATGCCTGCAGCGCGAGCAGGCGCTGGCGCAGCGCGGCGATGCAGGGGTGGTAGGGGCTGCTGTGCTGGAACTCGGGCTGGCAGGCCAGCTGCAGCCATGACCCGGCCCGGGGGTCGGGCTGTTCCAGCAGGGCCTGCAGCAGCCGGGTCTTGCCCAGGCCGGGCTCGCCCTGCACCAGCAGGGCCTGGCCGTCGGCCTGGCGCCAGGCCTGCCGCAGCCGCGCCAGCTCGCGCTGGCGCCCGATCATCGGCGCGGCTGCGGGTGTGGTCGCCGCATCCTGCCCCAGCAGCCGGGCCTCGCCCTCGGCCAGCGGCGCGCAGCGGAAGTCCGGCGGCAGCTGGGCCGCCAGCTCGGCGCTGAGCCGGATCTCGTCCGGCCCGGCCAGCAGGGCCAGGCGGCGCGCGCGGCGCGACAGCGCGCCGGCACCGTCGGGCGAGCTCTGGCGCGGATCGGCATGGACCCAGCCGGCATGCAGGCCGAGCCGCGGCGCAGCCGGCTCCTGCCGCTGCCGCAGCAGCTCGCGCAGCTGCAGCGCGGCCAGCAGGGCCTGGCGCGGCGCCTGCTCCTGCGCGCGCGGATGGCCGAAGAAGGCCAGCAGCTCGCCGCCCTCGGCGCGCTGCACGAAGCCGCCCCGGGCCTGCAGCGCGGCGCTCAGCTCGGCCTGCAGGGCGGGCAGCCGGTGCGCGAGCAGCTCGGGGTCGGCGGCCGGGTCCTCGGCCTCAAGCTCGCAGGCCAGCGCGACGACGCGGCGGCGCTCGATCGGGGCCGCCGCGGCATTGTTGGCCGCGGGCGGGGCCGCGCGCAGGCGCTGCGCCAGGGCCAGGCTGTCGGCCTCGGGCTGCAGGCCCAGCTCGGCCTGCAGGCGCTGGCGGAACTGCTCGAACAGGTTGAGCGCCGCGTTCCGGTCCGGCCCCAGCAATCGCATGCAGCAGCGCAGCAGCGCCTCGTTCCAGGGCGCGAGGTCCAGGCCGCGGCGCGCGGCCGCCAGCGCCTCGGCCGTCTGGCCGGCGCGCTCCAGGCCGAGGGCCAGGTCTTGCTGCTGGCGCTGGGCCAGGCTCAGCAGGGCCTCGCGCCGCGGCGCCAGCCAGTCCTGCAGCGCGGCCAGACCGTCCAGCGCCAGGCCATCCAGCAGCGGGCCGCGGTAGAGGGTCAGGTGTTGTGCCAGCGCGGCGAGATCGTCCGGCGCCGGGGCGGCGGCGAAGTCGAGCGCGTCGACGCGCCAGCCCAGCGCCGGGTTCAGGGCCAGCTGCTTCTTGTTGTCGCCCAGCAGCGGCGGCGCGAGCGGCTCCAGCGGGGCGAGGGCGTGGCGCAGGTCGAAGATCGCGCGGCGCAGAT
This genomic stretch from Roseateles sp. DAIF2 harbors:
- the fabG gene encoding 3-oxoacyl-ACP reductase FabG; amino-acid sequence: MSPSLRLANKVCIITGAAQGIGLATALKFAREGAHVVICDFKPEGVQAAVRACEALGATALGHIVDVTDRVSVDLMVAAVLEEFGRIDVLVNNAGITKDARLQKMSLAQFDAVIDVNLRGVFHCAQAVADTMTAQGTGVILNASSVVGIYGNFGQTNYAATKFGVIGFTKTWARELGPKGVRVNAVAPGFIATPILSTIPDKVIAQMQEHVPLKRLGKPEEIANVYAFLASDEASYVNGAVLEVSGGMTV
- a CDS encoding YqiA/YcfP family alpha/beta fold hydrolase; its protein translation is MAPEKTSTKTTTHLLYLHGFRSSPLSAKARRMAAWVAERRPDLRFACPQLPPSPAEAIALAESLVADWPRESMALMGSSLGGFYATLLAERLGVPAVLLNPAVDPAGDLAAYLGEQSCWQDPSQHFYFRPEFVGELRALTLDGPLTRPERYLAVIAKGDEVLDWREMQARYAAARIKLLEGSDHGLSDFDDYLHELTDFLQL
- a CDS encoding zinc-dependent metalloprotease codes for the protein MSPVDKSGLTLVAAAAVLLLSGCATTTTAPEGSKPAASAAAAPANGASAPASVPGAASAAAAKPPADPSAPKPFADVIKGAKVDDGLFPLWRKDEKTWIEIPKDWLNKPFLFTVNVANAVGERGLYASQMNDSDMVEFRKVGNQIQLIALNTKFRAVADQGSKRAIEQAFSPSLLGSSVVASAEHPERKSILVDAGFLLADIPGYSTRLEMAYRLPFSVDKANSHFEAARADARLSTLTARLHYATPRIPAPPLTPPPVPVPTPPQATPDPRSLFISFVYNFAALPDEPMAVRQADPRLGHFAESFTDLGGDLKANPRVHYINRWRLEKKDPTAALSEPVKPITFWMDKNIPVKYRGAVEAGILEWNKAFEKIGFKNAVLAKQQPDDADWDNMDAGHASVRWFVGADVGFAIGPSHKDPRSGEIIDADIGMSDVFARGSRRMIVEDVGMSSEQRLAQLTASWKNGRPSAEAYCNYAHEAAAEMNFALDLLEARGDIAPDSPEAEAFVQAVIKDTMMHEVGHTLGLKHNFKASTTISREQLKDKAFTESKGISGSVMDYNAYNLALKGEPQAAFNNTALGPYDYWAIEYAYKQIPAEQEKAELARIAARSTEPALAYADDADAGGFGPYDGLDPLANRFDLGDDPLAYYKKRLKLSQELWTRVQDRKPQVGDDPLRQRRALLAGFNQLHRAAELVGKYVGGMHALRDLPGTTGRPSFKPVEPAKQREALQFLATGLFSESSFRFKPELLSTLTLDYNEWERGVPLNLSASVARVQLVALDRLLSPGTATRMLDLPAYVEPAQRRGMISLNEVYATLQGSVWSELKSGAEIDRLRRNLQREHLKRLQALLTKGSAALPPDALSLLRYNATQLQSELRAAAGKGGQSVETRAHLAESLTTLTEALRATMQRAS
- a CDS encoding zinc-dependent metalloprotease — translated: MARAFTQTRAARRGAWRRPALAAALLLALGATQAQPVPPPGGAPAAAAAPLKPFDEIVKGAQAGSGLFTIWRRENKVWLEIPLSQLDKPFLFSVNFANSIGERGLYASQMGPSWPAVFRRVGRQVQLLALNEKFRARGSEGSPLAVAQAFSPSLLAAGAQAAEVHPQRQSLLVDASGLLLADIPGMSTRLEAAFRLPYAVDRANSSFVATRAEATLATLSARLHFALPRIPAPPLVPGPALPPPPAAIPDVRSFFLDYVYSFAALPETPMAPREADPRLGHFTESFTDLGGDLKANPRVHHIKRWRLEKQDPAAALSEPVKPITFWLDKNIPLKYRPVVEEAILEWNKAFEKIGFKNALVVRQQPDDADWDNMDAGHASVRWFLGADVGFNIGPSRADPRSGEIIDADIGLSDAFGRGARRMRVEDIGESSEERLAALTAAWRGEAHEVCEEGRLSAEQAEFALELLEAREDLAPDSPEVEAFVRSTIKGTMMHEVGHTLGLKHNFKASTTMSLAQLSDKGFTDAHSIANSVMEYVPVNLALRGEPQGGYHRSALGPYDYWAIEYAYKPIEAGREKAELAAIAARSSEPALVYGDDADAGTGGVYDGMDPFINRFDLGNEPLAYYRKRLKLSQELWTRVQERKPLAGDDPLRQRRALLAGFNQLATIAELSAKFVGGMHTLRDLPGSTGRPNFRPVEPALQREALRFIAEDLLGSAAFRFQPRFLAGLTPDYNERDRGAPLSVPAAVSRVQRAALDRLLSPGTAGRLLDQPAYLESAQRRGLISLSEVYASLQDAVWSELRRQGEGGEIDPLRRNLQREHLRRLQGLLTRGPGALPPEAAALLRHQAIRLQAELRQALGRSGGHSVETRAHLDYSLSALEAALRATMQRG
- a CDS encoding AI-2E family transporter, with product MPTLPEDDAPALHDRSFAVMLVLVTLAFGWILLPFYGAVLWGTAMALVFAPLNRALLARFGPTRRTAAALSTIVVILLLVILPLTLVAASLVQEGTALYGKVKSGEFSFSTYVQQIYAALPGWLTQLLDRAGLSNLALLQEKLVAALNQGSQVLAAKALSFGQDTFDFLVGFFISLYLMFFLLRDGEALARRIRDALPLHGRYKRELGEKFATVIRATVKGNIVVAAIQGALGGLAFWLLDVHAPVLWAVLMAFLSLLPAVGAGLVWLPVALYFLATGAVWPGLGLIAYGVLVIGLVDNLLRPLLVGKDTKMPDYVVLISTLGGMAIFGLNGFVIGPLIAAMFMAVWGIVAVERREGRPLEAQAAPAEGSAQQRRRRPPRRRPQE